The stretch of DNA CCTTTGTCTCTTCGCCCTCGCTCTTCTCTGGCTTAGGCGGATGCACAGGAGGAAACAACATTCTGAAACCGATGTAAGCCACAATTAATCCACCGGCAATACGCAAACCAGGAATTGAGATGCCAAACAGGCGCATCACCAGTTCACCGCAGAAAAACGAGATAACCAGAATCAGAAACACATAAAATGAGGCCATCATTGCCTGATTATGACGCTCTTCACGGCTCATATCACCGCTCAGGCTGAGAAACAGAGCCACCGAAGTTAAGGGGTTGGTCAATGGGATCAGTAACACCAAACCAAGGCCAATCAAGTGCATAATTTGCAGTACATCATTCATACTTTAGGGAGTTCCATCTTGTATCGCGCAGGCCAAATGCCTGTGATGTTTCATTACCATTAGATTAGCGGATATTGAAGCAACATCAATTTGCTAATCAGACATTCATCATTATCAATGATAACGCATAGTTATCATTTCAATCGCGCAGTATACAGACTAATAATGGATTTTTATTAGCAACCCGAGCCTGAAGCATGATTTATTCCGCTACTCTGCTGGTCTGAAAATCATTAAGTTAACGGCGAAACTGGTGGAAAAAAAACCAGTTAGCTTAGTTTTATAGCCTTACTGGTTTAAAGTATTTGACCTTCGGCACGTAATCCGGTTTAATGTCGCTCCACTGCCCGGATAGCTCAGTCGGTAGAGCAGGGGATTGAAAATCCCCGTGTCCTTGGTTCGATTCCGAGTCCGGGCACC from Limnobaculum xujianqingii encodes:
- a CDS encoding MarC family NAAT transporter → MNDVLQIMHLIGLGLVLLIPLTNPLTSVALFLSLSGDMSREERHNQAMMASFYVFLILVISFFCGELVMRLFGISIPGLRIAGGLIVAYIGFRMLFPPVHPPKPEKSEGEETKVLKPTTQSIAFVPIAMPSTAGPGTIAMVISAASTWHQVGNYSEWMVYTAVVLTAVVLSLVLWGCLRSSDLIMKGVGKSGIEAISRVMGFLLVCMGVQFMINGVFELIKTYPGA